One stretch of Prunus persica cultivar Lovell chromosome G1, Prunus_persica_NCBIv2, whole genome shotgun sequence DNA includes these proteins:
- the LOC18793797 gene encoding alpha-1,4 glucan phosphorylase L-2 isozyme, chloroplastic/amyloplastic: MATLPTSAHSNLATQSKFISSFIYSNTIRRNSRWLFISTFCSSRARRQLCVKTVATDQKDAATQTQEGSLATFPPDSASIASIIKYHAEFTPSFSIESFGLPKAFYATAESVRDMLIMNWNETYEYYEKLNVKQAYYLSMEFLQGRALLNAVGNLELSGAYAEALKKLGHNLEDVARQEPDAALGNGGLGRLASCFLDSLATQNYPAWGYGLRYKYGLFKQHITKDGQEEVAENWLEMGNPWEIPRNDVSYPVKFYGEVVSGPDGNKQWIGGENVTAVAYDVPIPGYKTKTTVNLRLWSTKVAPEEFDLRAFNTGDHAKAYAAIKNAEKICYILYPGDESVEGKSLRLKQQYTLCSASLQDIIARFERRSGEPMKWEEFPEKVAVQMNDTHPTLCIPELIRILMDAKGLSWKEAWDITRRTVAYTNHTVLPEALEKWSLQLIQELLPRHVQIIKLIDEELIHTIIAEYGTEDLDLLVQKLREMRILDNIELPDSVLEILSKSEESSAVDHIEEVDKEAKATDEEAQSEGLNTEKKKEVTFEPDPKLPKMVRMANLCVAGGHAVNGVAEIHSEIVKNEVFNDFYKLWPEKFQNKTNGVTPRRWIRFCNPDLSTIITKWTGTEDWVKDTEILVTLGKFADNEDIQSEWREAKRRNKIKVASFLKEKTGYLVNPDAMFDVQVKRIHEYKRQLLNILGIVYRYKKMKEMSPDERKARFVPRVCIFGGKAFATYVQAKRIVKFITDVGATVNHDQEIGDLLKVVFVPDYNVSVAEVLIPGSELSQHISTAGMEASGTSNMKFAMNGCIQIGTLDGANVEIRQEVGEDNFFLFGAHAHEIAGLRNERAQGKFVADPRFEEVKAYVRSGVFGPYNYGELMGSLEGNEGYGRADYFLVGKDYPSYLECQDKVDEAYRDQKRWTKMSILNTAGSYKFSSDRTIHEYARDIWRIEPVVLP; encoded by the exons ATGGCGACTTTACCGACATCCGCACACTCAAATTTAGCTACTCAATCCAAGTTCATCTCAAGCTTCATATACTCGAACACCATAAGAAGAAATTCAAGATGGTTGTTTATCAGTACCTTTTGTTCCAGTCGAGCAAGGAGACAGCTTTGTGTGAAGACTGTGGCTACTGATCAGAAAGATGCTGCCACCCAAACCCAAGaag GTAGTTTGGCCACATTTCCTCCCGATTCGGCATCCATTGCATCGATTATCAAATACCATGCAGAATTCACACCTTCTTTTTCTATTGAGTCCTTTGGGCTTCCCAAGGCATTCTATGCCACAGCAGAGAGTGTTCGTGACATGCTTATCATGAATTGGAATGAAACATATGAGTACTATGAGAAGCTGAACGTAAAGCAGGCATATTATCTCTCAATGGAGTTCCTACAG GGTAGAGCATTGCTAAATGCAGTTGGTAATTTAGAGCTTTCTGGGGCTTATGCGGAGGCTTTGAAAAAGCTAGGGCACAATCTAGAGGATGTGGCTAGGCAG GAACCAGATGCTGCGCTTGGAAATGGGGGACTGGGGAGACTTGCTTCATGCTTTTTGGATTCCCTGGCCACCCAAAATTACCCTGCATGGGGATATGGGCTGAGGTACAAGTATGGCTTGTTTAAGCAGCACATTACAAAAGATGGGCAGGAGGAAGTTGCTGAAAATTGGCTGGAG ATGGGAAATCCGTGGGAAATTCCAAGAAATGATGTTAGCTATCCTGTGAAATTCTATGGTGAAGTCGTTTCGGGCCCAGATGGAAATAAGCAATGGATTGGAGGAGAAAATGTCACGGCCGTTGCCTATGATGTCCCCATACCAGGGTATAAAACTAAAACCACCGTAAACCTTCGACTATGGTCCACAAAAGTTGCACCAGAAGAATTTGACTTACGTGCTTTCAACACTGGTGACCATGCCAAGGCATATGCAGCTATAAAGAATGCTGAGAAG ATCTGTTATATATTGTACCCTGGGGATGAATCTGTGGAGGGAAAATCACTTCGATTGAAGCAACAGTATACTTTGTGTTCTGCGTCTCTCCAAGATATAATTGCACGTTTTGAAAGGAGATCAGGGGAGCCAATGAAATGGGAAGAGTTCCCTGAAAAGGTTGCAGTGCAGATGAATGATACTCATCCAACACTCTGCATTCCGGAGTTGATCAGAATATTGATGGATGCGAAGGGCTTGAGCTGGAAGGAAGCCTGGGATATTACTCGAAG AACTGTTGCATACACAAACCATACAGTTCTACCTGAGGCATTGGAGAAATGGAGTTTGCAGCTTATACAGGAACTGCTTCCTCGACATGTTCAAATCATAAAACTGATTGACGAGGAG CTAATTCATACCATTATTGCTGAGTATGGCACGGAGGATCTTGACTTGTTGGTACAAAAACTGAGAGAAATGAGAATTCTTGATAATATCGAGTTACCTGACTCTGTCCTCGAAATTCTGAGTAAATCAGAAGAAAGTTCTGCGGTTGATCACATTGAGGAAGTTGATAAAGAAGCTAAAGCTACTGATGAAGAAGCTCAATCGGAAGGACTGAACACCGAGAAGAAAAAGGAGGTTACATTTGAACCAGATCCTAAACTGCCAAAGATGGTTCGAATGGCTAATCTATGTGTTGCTGGTGGACATGCAGTAAATGGGGTCGCTGAGATTCATAGTGAAATAGTGAAGAATGAAGTATTTAACGATTTTTATAAG TTGTGGCCTgagaaatttcaaaacaagaCAAATGGGGTGACACCAAGAAGATGGATTCGATTCTGCAACCCAGATCTAAGTACAATTATAACCAAGTGGACTGGAACAGAAGACTGGGTAAAAGATACTGAAATCTTGGTGACCCTTGGAAAG TTTGCTGATAATGAAGATATCCAATCTGAATGGAGGGAAGCAAAAAGGAGAAACAAGATTAAGGTTGCATCCTTCCTCAAGGAAAAAACTGGTTATCTAGTCAACCCTGATGCAATGTTTGATGTACAG GTGAAGCGCATTCACGAATATAAACGGCAGCTATTGAACATCCTGGGAATTGTTTATCGCtacaaaaaaatgaaggaaatgagTCCTGATGAAAGAAAAGCAAGGTTTGTTCCACGGGTATGCATATTTGGAGGAAAGGCATTCGCTACATATGTCCAAGCCAAAAGGATCGTGAAGTTCATCACAGATGTAGGAGCCACTGTGAACCACGATCAAGAGATAGGTGACCTTTTGAAG GTTGTATTTGTTCCTGACTACAATGTCAGCGTCGCAGAAGTGCTCATTCCTGGTAGTGAGCTGTCTCAGCATATCAG CACTGCAGGAATGGAGGCGAGTGGAACCAGCAATATGAAGTTTGCAATGAACGGGTGCATACAAATTGGAACTTTAGATGGTGCTAATGTTGAAATAAGGCAAGAGGTTGGAGAGGACAACTTTTTCCTATTTGGTGCACATGCTCATGAAATTGCCGGGCTAAGGAATGAAAGAGCTCAAGGAAAG TTTGTGGCTGACCCTCGGTTCGAAGAAGTGAAGGCATATGTGAGAAGTGGTGTTTTTGGTCCCTACAACTATGGCGAACTTATGGGATCTTTGGAAGGAAATGAAGGTTATGGCCGTGctgattattttcttgttggcAAAGACTACCCTAGTTATTTAGAGTGCCAAGACAAAGTTGATGAAGCATATCGAGACCAAAAG AGATGGACAAAGATGTCGATCTTGAACACAGCTGGTTCATACAAGTTCAGCAGTGACCGTACCATTCATGAATACGCAAGAGACATATGGAGGATTGAACCTGTTGTCTTACCGTAA